From the genome of Solibacillus sp. FSL H8-0538:
AGCTGGTTCAAGAATCTGGCTTTGCCAATGTAGAAATTGCTTTCACATCACCGGTTATTAGTACACATACAGGTGAAGGTGCAATAGGCTTTATGTACTTTGCTGAATAAATAAACGGCTAGCCATCTGTTTCTCGGTAGCAAAAAAGTATGTTTCTCGACTTTTTCGACTACAATGAGAAATAGATGGTTTTTTCTGTTTAAAACGGGCGTAAGTGTCTTTTCTTTCACATCCATTAACTTTATAATTAATGTTAGATAAAATTCGAAGGAGAAAGTAATATGAAGCTTTATACAATATTCTTTATAAGCTGTTTATTACTTTTCGGATGTTCCATAACGGTTGATGAGCCACAAGCTCCAACAGAGAAACAGTTAGTTGGGCAAGAAGTAACCCCTTCATTATTGGTTGACGAGGAAACCGCTTCTGTTGAGGAAGAAAGCTCATCGATAGTACAAATACTTGAAACTATTTTTCAGCTGGAGTGGGCTTCGAAAAAGAGTGTAGATGCCAAAGAAGTTTCGTATTTAGCACTAGGGGATTCATTGACACGTGGAATTGGTGATGAAAAAAACAAGTACGGGTATACCAATCGTTTAGTCGAACAACTCGAAAAGTGGCCAAATGTTAAAGAAATAAATTTAGATAATCGTGGAAAACGTGGTCGCCGTAGTGACCAGTTACTTGCTTTGCTAGAGAAGGGGCATTATGATGAAGCACTTGCAAACGCGGATCTGATTACTATAACAATAGGTGGAAATGATGTCATGAAAGTTGTGAAATCCGACCTATTTGACTTGAAAAAAGAAATGTTTGATAAAGAGTTAATTTCCTTTCAAGCACGTTACTTAAAGATTTTCGAGGCAATCCGTTTTCGGAATCCGAATGTTCCAATAGTTGCGATAGGTTTTTACAACCCGTTTTCCATCATTGTCGATGAAGTGACGCCGTTTAAACCAATTATTCATGAGTGGAATATGGAAATACAAAAGCTTGCAGAAGCGGACGGCAATGCATGCTTTATCCCTATAGAAGATTTATTTGATTCAAATGCAGATATGGTCTATCATACAGATTTCTTCCACCCGAATAGTAATGGCTATGAACGGATGACAGAACGCATCGTTGAAACGATGAAAACATGCAAAATTGAAGAAATGTCAGCCGGTTTGATAGGATTTGAGGAGTGAAAAAAATGAATAAATGGAAAGTCGCCTTTTTTATACTAGCAGGTACGATTCTATTCGCGATTGCAGCGTTGCTTTACTTGGCGACTTCACCCGTACAGCAAGAGCCTTTGCAACAGCAAGTCGAAGCAGAAGGCAATGTGCTTACTGTTCAGACAACTGCACAAGAGTTTGAAGCAATTGCAAAACAATATCTAGGGGCCGCAATGAATAAAACGCCACTGCCTGTGGAAATCGAAGTAGAAGATAAAATTTATTTATATAGTGAATTAACGATTTTTTCGATAGATGTGCCGATTAAAATGGATTTTGATCCCATCGTCGATAATGGCAATATTCGATTAAAGCAAACAGCGGTCCATGTTGGGAAACTGAATATTCAACCGCAAACAGTTCTAAAATTAATGAATGATGCCATAGATTTCCCGAATTGGATTACGGTGCGGCCGAATGATGAAGAAATTTTCGTCGATTTATCTCGCATTAATATTGCATCGGGTTCTCGTGTTCGCGCCAAGGAAATTGATTTAGCAAACGACAATATTCTACTTGAAATCATCGTACCAGCAGACGCTAAATAAGGAGGTTTTACAATGACAAAGGAACGCGCAACATTTGCAGGAGGTTGCTTCTGGTGTATGGTGAAGCCCTTTGACGAGCAGCCAGGCATTGACAGTGTGCTTTCAGGCTACACAGGTGGTCATGTCGAAAATCCTACATACGAGCAAGTATGCAGTGAGACAACAGGTCATTTGGAAGCAGTGCAAATTATGTTTAATTCGGAAATTTACCCATATGAAAAGTTAGTCGAGCTGTACTGGACGTTAATTGACCCAACCGATGCGGGCGGACAGTTTTATGACCGCGGTGAATCATACACAGCGGCTATTTTTTATCACGATGAACAGCAACGTCTGACAGCGGAGGCTTCAAAGGAGAAGCTCAATGCAAGTGGGAAATTTAAATCCCCAGTTGCCGTTAAAATTTTACCTGCGAAGCCGTTTTATCCAGCGGAAGACTACCATCAGCATTACTATAAGAAAAATCCAGCACACTATAACCGCTATTCTATCGGTTCGGGACGCGCAGCATTTATTGAAAATCATTGGGGTGGTCAATCATGAACAAAGAAGAACGTTTAAAACAACTAACAGAAATGCAGTACTACGTAACACAGGAGAAGGGTACTGAGCCCCCGCATCGCAACGAGTTTGATCAGCATTTTGAAGAGGGCATTTACGTAGATATCGTATCGGGTAAGCCGTTATTTAGCT
Proteins encoded in this window:
- a CDS encoding GDSL-type esterase/lipase family protein, with protein sequence MKLYTIFFISCLLLFGCSITVDEPQAPTEKQLVGQEVTPSLLVDEETASVEEESSSIVQILETIFQLEWASKKSVDAKEVSYLALGDSLTRGIGDEKNKYGYTNRLVEQLEKWPNVKEINLDNRGKRGRRSDQLLALLEKGHYDEALANADLITITIGGNDVMKVVKSDLFDLKKEMFDKELISFQARYLKIFEAIRFRNPNVPIVAIGFYNPFSIIVDEVTPFKPIIHEWNMEIQKLAEADGNACFIPIEDLFDSNADMVYHTDFFHPNSNGYERMTERIVETMKTCKIEEMSAGLIGFEE
- a CDS encoding YpmS family protein, whose protein sequence is MNKWKVAFFILAGTILFAIAALLYLATSPVQQEPLQQQVEAEGNVLTVQTTAQEFEAIAKQYLGAAMNKTPLPVEIEVEDKIYLYSELTIFSIDVPIKMDFDPIVDNGNIRLKQTAVHVGKLNIQPQTVLKLMNDAIDFPNWITVRPNDEEIFVDLSRINIASGSRVRAKEIDLANDNILLEIIVPADAK
- the msrA gene encoding peptide-methionine (S)-S-oxide reductase MsrA, which gives rise to MTKERATFAGGCFWCMVKPFDEQPGIDSVLSGYTGGHVENPTYEQVCSETTGHLEAVQIMFNSEIYPYEKLVELYWTLIDPTDAGGQFYDRGESYTAAIFYHDEQQRLTAEASKEKLNASGKFKSPVAVKILPAKPFYPAEDYHQHYYKKNPAHYNRYSIGSGRAAFIENHWGGQS